The Microcoleus sp. AS-A8 genome segment GTGAGAGCTGTGCAAGCGCAAGTTAGTAAAAGCTATTATCAGAATATTCTACATAATGAATAATGCTGCTCGTGCTAGCTTCCCCCATTTTATCAAGTTCAGTTTATCGGATGAAAATAGGCTTTTCATCCTTGTCAGGATATTTGTAATCACAGCGCGGAAAGCATCCGACAGGACTCACGAAAGAAAAGTTCTTCCCCAACGGGGCTACAACGCAACCAGCTTAAGGAAAGAGCCTTTCTTAGGGTAGCTAGAGTCATCTCAAAGTATCAGTGGACTTTTATTGCCCTGATGCCAGCTTCTCAAACACGACTTAAACCCTCTTTTTGAGAAGGATTTGTGAAGAAAGAGAATAACTTGTAACGAAAGGAAATACTCTCAGCCGCTATGACTAACTCCTCATCACAACGACGTGCCCTAATCGTTCGCAACGAGGTTTCGCCTTTTGGTAAATCTTTGATTGCGGCGGGTTACGTTGACACCGACCAGATGCAGAATGCGTTGGTGGAATCCCGCAAGTCAGGAAGACCTCTGACAGAAATTCTCGAATCCATGACGGGACGTCAGCTTTCCCCCGACTTACTGCGGCAGTATAAGAAACAGCAGTTATTTGAGCTAAAAGTTCTTTACGGGGTTGAATCTCTCGATCCGGAAATTAATGAGATTGCGACCCATCAAGTGGGTCAACTGATTGATACCCTGCTCCCCATTGATATTTGTCGTCGCTATCGCCTAGTGCCGCTATCGAAGAATGAAACCCAGCCTCCATCGCTGCTGGTGGCGATGGTCGATCCAGACAATCTCGATGCTCAGGATGATCTTAACCGCATCTTGCGACCTCAGGGAATTACCCTGCAACGGATGGTGATTACCCAAGAAGACTACCAGCAAATCATCTCCAAGTACCTTGATGAAAAGCTGGCTAAGCAAAAGCAGATGGAGGTCGAACAAGCTGTAGACGTACAGAAAGACCTACAGAATATCGACAGCCTCGACACATTATCGGATGCACCGGACGAAGAAGCCGAGCTAGATGTGAGGGACGCAGAAGACGCTCCCGTGATCAGCCTGGTTAACAAAGTTCTTGCCAAGGCTCTGCAAGAGGGCGTTTCAGATATTCACGTCGAACCGCAAGAAAATGCTTTACGCATCCGCTTCCGAAAAGATGGGGTGCTGCGTCAAGCCTTCGAGCCATTACCCAAGAAAATTACTCCAGCGGTTTCGGCTCGCTTCAAAATTATGGCAGAGCTGGATATTGCGGAACGACGACTGCCTCAAGACGGTAAAATTCGGCGGATGTACCAGGGTCGCAAAGTTGACTTTCGCGTTAGTACCTTGCCCAGCCGCTATGGTGAAAAAGTTGTTCTACGAATTTTGGACAACGAGCAAACCCAACTGGGTTTGGATAAGTTAATCACTGACCAAGATACGCTGGAAACGGTCAGGGATATGGCTAACCGTCCGTTTGGCCTTATTTTGGTGACTGGCCCCACGGGTTCGGGTAAATCCACAACCTTATACTCGATGCTCGCGGAACGGAATGACCCTGGAGTCAATATCAGTACGGCGGAAGACCCCATTGAATATTCCTTAGCGGGCATTACTCAGGTGCAGGTGCTGCGCGAGAAGGGCATGGACTTTGCCTCGATTCTACGGTCTTTTTTGCGGCAAGACCCGGACGTGATTCTGGTCGGTGAGACGAGGGATAAGGAAACCGCTAAAACGGCTATTGAAGCGGCGCTCACGGGTCACTTAGTACTAACCACGCTTCACACCAACGACGCCGCAGGCGCGATCCCACGATTGGACGAAATGGGCGTTGAACCCTTCATGGTTTCCAATGCTCTGTTGGGAGTCTTGGCGCAACGATTGATTCGACGTGTTTGCTCCGAGTGTCGCATTACTTATGTGCCAACCTCTGCCGAATTAGGTCGCTTTGGTCTATCGACCTCCCGTGACGGCGAAATCATGCTCTATCAAGCCAACACCCTACAACCCGATGAAATTCAGGAAGCCAGGGCAAAAGGTAAACTTTGCCAACTGTGTAATGGTGTTGGCTACAAAGGACGTGTGGGTGTCTATGAAGTCATGCGTATTAGTGATCGCCTTCAAACCTTAATCAACGAAGCTGCTCCAGCCGAGCGACTTAAGGAGGCCGCTGTAGAAGAGGGAATGACCACTTTATTAGCCTATAGCTTAAATCTGGTACAGCAAGGCTACACGACATTGGATGAAGTGGAACGTGTGACCTTTACAGATTCGGGGCTAGAAGCCGAACGCAAAGCCAAACGGAAGAGTTCTCTTAGCTGTCGGACTTGCTCAGCCACATTACAACAAGAGTGGCTAGATTGTCCTTACTGCATGACACCTCGTTTTCAGGACTAAAAATATAGTTGTTAGTCGTGAATGGGTAAACTCTTGTTCAAACTAACAACTCACACTCAACAACCGTAAACCAACAACTACTAAGGAGACAGCGCCATGGCAATGGAACTAATGATTGAAGACTTGATGGAGCAGTTGATTGAAATGGGTGGCTCAGATATGCACATTCAATCAGGTGCCCCCGTCTACTTCCGCATTAGTGGAAAACTCCAGCCTATTCACGAAGAACCCCTGACCCCCCACGAGTGTCAGAAACTCATCTTCAGTATGCTCAATAATACTCAACGCAAGGAGTTAGAGCAGAATTGGGAATTAGATTGTTCTTATGGGGTTAAGGGATTGGCTCGCTTCCGCGTCAATGTCTATAAAGAACGCGGTTACTATGCCGCTTGCTTGAGGGCGTTGTCTTCCAAAATTCCTAACTTTGACCAGTTAAATTTGCCCGATATTGTGCGGGAAATGAGTGAAAGACCAAGAGGCTTGGTCTTGGTGACTGGACCGACGGGGTCTGGTAAAACAACCACCCTGGCGGCAATGGTTGACCTAATTAATCGAACCCGACCCGAACATATTTTGACCGTTGAAGACCCAATTGAATATGTGTTTCCCAACATCAAAAGTTTGGTTCACCAACGTCAAAAGGGTGAAGATACCAAAAGCTTTGCCAATGCTCTGAAAGCAGCGTTGCGGGAAGATCCTGATGTAATTCTGGTTGGAGAAATGCGGGATTTGGAAACCATTTCTCTAGCCATTTCGGCAGCAGAAACAGGTCACTTGGTGATGGGGACACTGCATACTAGCTCTGCCGCTTCGACGATCAACCGGATTATTGACGTGTTCCCGCCAGAGCAACAACAACAAATCAATGCTCAACTCTCTAACTCCTTAATTGCCGTCTTTAGCCAAACCCTGATACCGAAGAAAAATCCGAAACCGGGTGAGTTTGGTCGGGTGATGGGGCAGGAAATTATGATTGTGACGCCTGCGATCGCCAACTTGATCCGAGAAGGAAAAGTGGCTCAAATTTACTCTGCCATCCAAACCGGCTCAAAAATGGGAATGATGACGATGGAACAATCGTTAGCGCATTTGGTTAAAACAGGTCAAATCACGTTTGAAGCCGCTGTGTCTAAGAGTTCCAAACCTGAAGAGATGCAGCGGATTCTGGCTGGCACGGGAAGTGCTGCTATCGGAAATATGGGTGCGAAAGTGGCTCCAGGTACGAAGGTAGCCCGCTAAGTTCTCCAGTCAAAGTATGGGTTGTGTGGAACAATCTCCATTCCCATCCTTAATCTTGAGAATGAAATCAACTCCCATTAATTCTTGCATTTTTAGTCTGTTGGTTAGAGGTAATGGGTACTTGGTAGAAGTTAAGCCCCATTACTTCTGACCCATTACCCATCTAACGATGTTTTCCTTTCATCGAGACGCCTATTATGCCTACCTTCATCGCTGAGGTTCGGGACACTAGAGGAAACGCCAAAAAAGAGAAAATCGAAGCGAACTCTCCTGAACAAGCCCGTACCATTCTTCAAAATCGGTATGCTTCTGTTGGGGCTGTCAAGAAATCCTTCAGCCTAGACATTGACTTCTCGGAACTTAGTGCCAAGTTTAGCAAGCTCACGATCAAAGATAAAGCTGTTTTTTCGCGCCAATTTGCGGCTATGGTCAACGCAGGTGTGGCTATGGTGCGATGTCTCGGCGTTTTATCTGAGCAGTGTCCTAATCCTAAGCTGAAAAAAGCACTTCTTGCCATCAGTGGTGAGGTGCAGCAGGGAACCAGTCTCTCTGATTCCATGCGTAAACACCCGGATTGCTTCGATACTCTGTATGTCAGTATGGTGCAAGCGGGTGAGGTTGGGGGTGTTCTTGACGAGGTACTTAACCGATTAGCCAAGGTTCTGGAAGATATGGCGCGGTTAAAAAACCAAGTCAAATCGGCTATGGCTTACCCCGTTACGGTTGGGGTTTTGGCGATTATCATCTTTCTGGGGATGACAATATTTCTCATACCGATCTTTGATGGGATTTTCAAAGACCTGGACGTAGAATTACCTGCTTTAACTCAATTTATGGTTAATATCAGTAACCTGTTGAGAAGCCCTATGGTCATCGTCCCAATTGTCATCATAATAGCTGTTGTCTGGGCCTTCAGGTTGTACTATAAAACGACGGTTGGTCGCCTACAAATTGATGGCTTCTTATTAAAAATGCCTTTGTTTGGCGATTTGAATCAAAAAGTAGCGGTTGCGCGTTTTTGTCGCATTTTTGGAACCTTGACTCGTTCGGGGGTGCCAATCCTTGGTTCAATGGATATCGTCCGAGATATATCAGGTAACCAAGTCATTGCCAATGCGATAGAGTCAGCCAAGCTTGAGATTCAACAGGGTGGAATGATCAGCCTTGCATTCCAAAAAGAGCAAGTTTTCCCTCTCCTAGCAATTCAGATGATCAGCATCGGTGAAGAAACAGGAGAGCTAGATTCCATGATGATGAAAGTGGCTGAGTTTTATGAAGATGAGGTAGAGCAAGCCGTTAAAGCTCTTACAAGTCTCATTGAACCGATCATGATGGTTCTTCTGGCAGGAATGGTTGCGGTGATTCTGCTTTCTATGTATCTGCCACTGTTTAAGCTGTATGACGCTTTGGGCTAGACATTAAGGGGTTCATTAGCCAGAGAAGAACTTCTTTAGTTACCTATCAGCTTGCACCACAGAGGGTTTTCAACGTTGCTTTAAATACTCAAGTGCGTTGTAACCCTCTCATTGTTCGGAGGAATCCATCTGAATCCCCTCGCTTAACTGTTAATAAAATTAGGTTAATTATTGCAATTCATAATACAAAAAAATGCCTGTTAAACAATCTGATTACGAAGCTAGTTTGGCGGAGTTTAGTCACCATGATGGTGCAATCGCTTTACTCAAAAAACACCGACCTTACTTGGAAATGATTCCCAGTATGCGCCGACCGGACGAGAGCGTAATTACTATTCCCTTGCCGATTGTGCGAATTCGCCATCCCAAGCCCCCCGCCGGACAAAACCATATCAGTTATACAGCTTCACCAGAAGCCGTTTGCCTGCCCTGTGACTTGGCTATTGTGATGTGCGATCCGGAATGGAAAATAAAGATGGGAGTTGAGATTTTTATCTTTATTCATCGCCCCCATGAGGATTTTTCCAACTTGCTCAGTCGCTGGCGTCAGACGCAAGTATTGCTAGACAAAGACTATGAATGGCTAATGCCTCCTCGCTATCAACACATTCTTAGTGAAGGGAATGATCGTATTTATCCCCTGTTTGTGGTATTCCCCGAAACACCAGAACGGATTCAGCGAGGACTGATAGGGGGATGTTTGCCTTTTGTGATGCAGATTCCAGAGGTTTTGGAAAAGGAGGAGAACATAGAAAGCTTGTCTCCAGAAAGTCCACCCGCCTGAAAGGCTAACCCGTTCACAAGTGAAGGGTTGAAGGTTGAAAGTTGAACGTTTTCACCAGCAACCTGCAACCTATGAACCTTTAACTTCTACTGAACAAATTTTGGCATCACTTCAGCAGCACTAAACAGACCATAAATACCTCGTTTGTGTAGTGATATCCCAGCTTTGAGGTAACCGAAAGCAGGGCCACAGACATTTGCCGCCATACTGGTCTCATCACCTAGAGTAAAGGTGTGAGTCGAGATCTTCCCCTCGAAGGTACGACCTGTAACTTGAACGTTTGTACTCAGGGGTTTTTTGGGATTGCGGGTATCGACAACGCCGCCAACCGTGACGCGATCGCGCGGACAAATCCCAGCCAGTTCCAACATCACATCATCCGCATGTTCCATATTCTCCAAGCGCAGGATGCCGTTCGTCTCATCCAATAAGGCTTCCACCTCAGCATCGCTCATACTCTGAGCGCGTTCAACATTGTAGCCAGGGAGGTGGGCAATGTCTTCCCGAATGGTGGCTCGATAGGCTTCCCAGTTGGCAATTCCCACCCCAAACGTAATTTTTACGCTATGAATCTCGGCGTAACTCTGAGCCGCTAAAGCCGCAGCGGCTGTTAACAATCCTGGTGTTGCACCACAGCCTGTCATGTAAGTAATTCCTGCCGCTTGCAGCTCCTCTCGGAGTCCTAGTAGCTGCTCAACAGCACTCGTGCGCTTGAGAGCGTCCACCAAAACCCCCTGCCAACCGGCTTGAATAAATTGCCGCGCCACAGAAGCCATAAAAGTATTGGGTAAATTCGGCAGCGCCAGAAAATATCCATCTACAGTGGCTTGTTCAATTAACTCTTGAATACTGTGGTTGCTGAGGGTGCCGATTGGCTCTAAATAACCCACTGAACCCTGAGACTGATAAGTGGCGATGCAGGTATTCGGGTTCAAACCTTGGCTGTCATAGGCATAACCTTTGTGATCGGCGGCTGCCACCCACAGCATTTCACGTTTGGGCGCGAGAACTCTGGCGGCGGCTTGTCCCAAACCGCCAAAGCCCAACACACCTACCCTTGCAGGTTTGCTGAAGAGGGAATCAGCGGTTGTTACGTCAGTTGGATTGATGCCTTGCTTGTCACTCATTTTGTCTGAGTTGATAAATAAAACAGATTTTCATTATCCAGGTTCACTGGCTCTACAGATCGACCCGCCGATATAAGTCAGCTCAAATTTAGTGATGTATATTTTTGTAAAAGCTCACTTCTCAGGAAACTGAGACGCTTGACTGCACACCAAACATACGCGAAACTTAACTAAAAACTAGAGTAGGCTCCTAGTAAAATATTAAGTATTGTTTAAAAATGAGTAGTAGTGATGCGGTTGCTCTAATTCGATTGAGTCGCTATTAGCCAATCAGCGTAGTCGTTTTAGGGAAGGCAAGACACCCAAAACTGCTCTTAAGTCACTGCTCCAGCCAGGAATTGAGGATTACCCAGCAATCAATCATGAGCATGGAAACCTTAGAGTTCATCATTTATCCCGATGGGAGAGTCCAAGAAAAAGTCACGGGCATTATCGGAGCCTCTTGCGCCGAGGTAACAGCCGCGATTGAAGCTCAGTTAGGACGAGTCGTTTCTCAGGAAACAACCTCAGAGTACTTCACCCAAAAACTGTCTCAATCAGCCCAAGCTACTGCTCACGCGACTTTCAGCGATTGGTAAATTTTTTTGTCAAACCTAGCATAGTTCTTTTATAAACAGCCATGTCACATTTCAGCAACATAAAAACTCAAATCCGTAATCTCACTTCTTTAGAAGCCGCTTTATCGGATCTGGGTGTTGAGTGGAAAGCTGGGCCTCGTTCGGTTCGAGGCTATCAGGGGCAAACTCGCAACGCCGAAGTCGTCATTGAACAAGAAAATAACTATGACATCGGCTTTAGTTGGAACGGGAACGAATACGAACTCGTTGCGGATTTGCAGTATTGGAAACAGTCTTGGTCTGTGGATGGCTTCCTCAACCGAGTGACGCAGCGTTATGCTTACCATACGGTGATTCAAGAAACCGAGAAACAGGGCTTTCAAGTTTCTGAGCAACAAAAGAATGAAGATGGTTCCATCCGTCTAGTTGTCCAACGCTGGAGTGCGTGATGCCTGATTCCTCCCCGATACCGGAGCGTTCCGGTTTAGAGCCAGAACTAGGAGGCATCTTTCGCGATGCACCAGAGCGTTCCGGCTTTGAACCCGAACTCGGAGGTGCTCTACGGCAGAAGGGTGTTTATGTTGATGAAATTACCTGTATTGGCTGTAAGCACTGTGCCCATGTCGCTCGCAACACCTTTTACATCGAAGAGGATTATGGGCGATCGCGTGTTGTTCGGCAAGATGGTGATACAGAAGAAGTGATTCAGGAAGCGATTGACACTTGTCCGGTTGATTGTATTCACTGGGTTGACTACACCGAACTCAAGCACCTTGAGGAAGAGCGTCAATATCAGGTGATTCCGATTGTCGGTTATCCCATTGACCATAGCTTAGTCGCCATCCAGAGTCGGCAAAAGAAGCTAAAACAACAGCGTAAAAAGGCCAGAAAACAACATTACTAGGCTGTTTCGTCTAGCCTTTCCAACCCAAAACCCTCGATAGCTGAATGCTGTTGAGGGTTTTATTTGAGGGGATGATGTTCGTTGAGCAGTTTTTCTACTCTCGCTTCCTCGATTCTTGAAGTGATTCTTTTCGCTTCATGCATGTCTCTTGTTGTTTTTGCCACGCTGAATGTAGAGCCAACGGTAAACGATAAACCTATACCCATGTAGCCTTTGATCCAATTATCTACAGGAAGGTTCACAATCCCAATCGTCATGGCAATAACAGCAATAGCAAAAGAAGACCAAGCTTGAACAACCCATCCCGTACTGTGTGTTTGATTGCCCGCTGGTGCTTGCATAGTCTCTCTACCTCAAATGATGGAAGAAAAATATTTCTTCTTATGGTAATAATTGTGGATCATTAGAGAATCGAGAGGAGAGACAGTTGTTCAACTGTACAGAAAAAGTTACAGTGAGACTTGCCTCAAATGGCTCAAAGTCGCACGTTCTACTTCCCTGCACCTGTGACAGTTTTCAAATTGGACGGAATCCGGGCAAAGCTATTGATTCGGTAGCAATGAGCCAAGTTGATTGATTCGGTAGCAATAAACCAAGTTGTTTGCAGTAACAATTCTTGACCCATTTTATCTTTCTCGACCTTCATAAAAGGTCTGTACCTTGCCATCTGGATTAAAAACTACACGGATTTTTGGGTTTCCTTCTCCCTGCACAGGAGACACAAACGATTCACCGGGCGTCGGTATATTCGTGCGGTTGACATTTTCTACCGCTGCGCTGTTAATCGGAATGATGCGCTCAACTGTACCATTTGGATTGAGGAAGACGTAATATTCCAGGATTTGAGTTAAGCCCGAAGGTGGTTGCCATCGCTGTTGGAGATAGTCTCTGACTTCTCCGACTTGAGGAATTCTGTCAAAGAGTGTATTTTTATCCCCCGTATCGGTTGGGGCAGACGCCGATTGATTTGTCTCGGCTGTGGGAGAAGTGGTGCGGGTGGTAGCTGGAGGGCTGGACGGATTACCCGAATTAGAAGCCGTAGAGGAACTGGGATTAAGAGATGGCAAATCCGGTAGGGAGGGAGCTGTTTCCGGTACGCCCGGTTTAGTGGTTCGTGTGGGCGCTTGTGCAGGGGGAGCCTTGTCAGCTACAGGAGCAGAGGGGGAAGGAGAAGGGTTCCGCTTAGAAATCGCAACTGTAGGACTCGGAAGGATAGAACTAGGGCGATCGGCTGCTCCACCCGAAAAAACCGGGGTATCCAGACGCTTGGGTGGGTTCGTTGCAGGTTCAGACGGATTAACACCAATAATGGTAGTTGGACGTTGATTTCCTAGAGAAGAATTCGTCGAACCTTGATTCCCTAAGGGGAGATTGAGCGGTGAAGGCGTCGATGGAATATTGACACGAGAAGGGGGTGGCAGTATCGGTGCTGTAGACAGAGGAGATGGCACCGTTGGCGTTGGCAGAAGAGTAATGGGAGCCGTAGGTACTGGCGTTGCTGGGGTAGGGGGTGGTGTTGGACTCGATGGCTGACCTGCTGTTGTTGCAACAGGTTGGTTTTTCGGCTGATCGAAGTATTTCACCGTCGCCGCCGTGACTCCCACCGCTAACACGACAGCCGCTGCCGTACCCGCCCAGGTCGGTGGGGCTTTCTTCCAACTCAAAGGATTGAGCTTTGGCAAGGCTACCGCATCCGATGCATATTCATCCAATGCAGTTGCTAGATCGAATAGCTGGGTGACGCTCAGATTAACGAAAGGGCCGGATTCTTCGTTAGCCAAGTGACCCAGAATGAGGTGATGAGCGAGTAAGCCTTTGGGTTCAATGTAAATATCTGTAGCCAGAGATCGGGCTTTAAGCGATCGCCGTTTGGGGTTTCGCTGGAGGTTCGAGCCTAGTGCTGAATCGTTCAACTTACCGGGTTCTTGATAAAGGGAACGAGAGGCGTGAGCATCTGAGTTAATGACGCTAGAGGCGGGTGAAGCGAGGGAATCCTGGCTGAGAGTGTCATGAGGAGTTGAGCCACTACTCGCCCTTGGTGTTCCAGAGATGAGTAACTCTTGCGTCGAAGATGATTCCAGGAAGTGCTGTACGTAGCTGTTCACGGCTTCACACAACATTTCTAGCTCTATCTCATCGCCTCGGATCGTCACCCGTTGGTCATCAGGCTGTCGCGGGTCATCAAAACGCAGCTCAAAGCGCAAATTCTTCAGTACAGACTGCCCGACAAATCGTGACAGGGGCGAAGTTTTTGCCGCGATTTCCAGGGTGCAGGTGGGGGGAGTATATCGTCGTAAGTTTGAATTTGATAGAGGCATGAAATTAAAGACGTGTTGAGGTTTGAGTTAGGGGAGAGTGGTGTTAAGCGCAAGCCAACAGAATCGTTGTATTGTTTTTTTCATCCCCCACATATTGGCTTCGGAGTCTTTTGATATATAGTCCAAAATCCAAAATGATATAACTCCTCGCTCCTCACTTTTAGGGGCTAGAGGACTTCAGTCTCGCGCTCGATCCAGCAGTGCTAGCCAGAGGCGTCGGTGACCGTTGGGGCCGCTATAGAACAGCAAATCGATCAGCAGTTTCAGAGCCAGTTGGGTCAACCGATCCGGCGATACATTTTCTCCTTGCTCCATGCGCTCCTGGTAGGTATTGCTAAACGTATCGAGATAATCTCCTAATAGAGCCGCATGATGCGGTTCATTATTTTGTTCTGCCATTTGTTCCAAAAGCGAGACAGCACGACGGATTAACTCCTGATGCTGTTTAGCTAGGTGGCAGATGATCAGAACCAGCGATCGCGCTTCTTCCACATCTAACTTTTTCCGCCCTCCTGAACTTTTTCGCAGGGGATTGGACTGCCGCAGACGCCATAAACCCACCCGATCCGACACCATTGACTCTAAATTTAAGTCAGATGCTGCCTGGAGCATTGCCTCAGAACCAATGTCAGCTAAGGCTTCTAGCGCTAGTAAGATCAAATCTAGCTGGGTTTTGATATTATCCAGCTCCAATGGGTCTGGCGCTTGACCCAGAGGTAATTCCTCCCAAGGGGGAGATGGTGGCGGCGTCTTCGCGGTAGAGCGCATAGCTTTAGAGTAGGTGACCAATTTAGGGTTGGCGGTTGCAGTTACCAATCTTGAAACACGACTACCAGAGTTTACGGCAAGTTTCCAGGCGCATAGTGATAGTGTTGAAAGTTTTGTCGTTTTAGTTAATGATTCTTAACTTAGTCATGGGTAATCGGCTGTTTTAAACCCATTACCCACACTATTTAAGGTAAGCCAGTGTGACACCCGTACCGCCCTCCGCTTGTTCAGCTAACTCAAACCGCTCAACCAGGGGATGCCGCTCCAGGAAGGCATGAACCCCTTGGCGTAGCTTTCCCGTTCCTTTTCCGTGAATAATCCACAGGGTGCCCAATTGGGTCGCGGCGGAAATCGCTTGCTCCAAGTCAAACTCGGCATCTGCTACATGCTTGCCCCGAATATCAATCGTATTTTTAG includes the following:
- the tadA gene encoding Flp pilus assembly complex ATPase component TadA; amino-acid sequence: MTNSSSQRRALIVRNEVSPFGKSLIAAGYVDTDQMQNALVESRKSGRPLTEILESMTGRQLSPDLLRQYKKQQLFELKVLYGVESLDPEINEIATHQVGQLIDTLLPIDICRRYRLVPLSKNETQPPSLLVAMVDPDNLDAQDDLNRILRPQGITLQRMVITQEDYQQIISKYLDEKLAKQKQMEVEQAVDVQKDLQNIDSLDTLSDAPDEEAELDVRDAEDAPVISLVNKVLAKALQEGVSDIHVEPQENALRIRFRKDGVLRQAFEPLPKKITPAVSARFKIMAELDIAERRLPQDGKIRRMYQGRKVDFRVSTLPSRYGEKVVLRILDNEQTQLGLDKLITDQDTLETVRDMANRPFGLILVTGPTGSGKSTTLYSMLAERNDPGVNISTAEDPIEYSLAGITQVQVLREKGMDFASILRSFLRQDPDVILVGETRDKETAKTAIEAALTGHLVLTTLHTNDAAGAIPRLDEMGVEPFMVSNALLGVLAQRLIRRVCSECRITYVPTSAELGRFGLSTSRDGEIMLYQANTLQPDEIQEARAKGKLCQLCNGVGYKGRVGVYEVMRISDRLQTLINEAAPAERLKEAAVEEGMTTLLAYSLNLVQQGYTTLDEVERVTFTDSGLEAERKAKRKSSLSCRTCSATLQQEWLDCPYCMTPRFQD
- a CDS encoding type IV pilus twitching motility protein PilT, whose amino-acid sequence is MELMIEDLMEQLIEMGGSDMHIQSGAPVYFRISGKLQPIHEEPLTPHECQKLIFSMLNNTQRKELEQNWELDCSYGVKGLARFRVNVYKERGYYAACLRALSSKIPNFDQLNLPDIVREMSERPRGLVLVTGPTGSGKTTTLAAMVDLINRTRPEHILTVEDPIEYVFPNIKSLVHQRQKGEDTKSFANALKAALREDPDVILVGEMRDLETISLAISAAETGHLVMGTLHTSSAASTINRIIDVFPPEQQQQINAQLSNSLIAVFSQTLIPKKNPKPGEFGRVMGQEIMIVTPAIANLIREGKVAQIYSAIQTGSKMGMMTMEQSLAHLVKTGQITFEAAVSKSSKPEEMQRILAGTGSAAIGNMGAKVAPGTKVAR
- a CDS encoding type II secretion system F family protein: MPTFIAEVRDTRGNAKKEKIEANSPEQARTILQNRYASVGAVKKSFSLDIDFSELSAKFSKLTIKDKAVFSRQFAAMVNAGVAMVRCLGVLSEQCPNPKLKKALLAISGEVQQGTSLSDSMRKHPDCFDTLYVSMVQAGEVGGVLDEVLNRLAKVLEDMARLKNQVKSAMAYPVTVGVLAIIIFLGMTIFLIPIFDGIFKDLDVELPALTQFMVNISNLLRSPMVIVPIVIIIAVVWAFRLYYKTTVGRLQIDGFLLKMPLFGDLNQKVAVARFCRIFGTLTRSGVPILGSMDIVRDISGNQVIANAIESAKLEIQQGGMISLAFQKEQVFPLLAIQMISIGEETGELDSMMMKVAEFYEDEVEQAVKALTSLIEPIMMVLLAGMVAVILLSMYLPLFKLYDALG
- a CDS encoding saccharopine dehydrogenase-like oxidoreductase, which produces MSDKQGINPTDVTTADSLFSKPARVGVLGFGGLGQAAARVLAPKREMLWVAAADHKGYAYDSQGLNPNTCIATYQSQGSVGYLEPIGTLSNHSIQELIEQATVDGYFLALPNLPNTFMASVARQFIQAGWQGVLVDALKRTSAVEQLLGLREELQAAGITYMTGCGATPGLLTAAAALAAQSYAEIHSVKITFGVGIANWEAYRATIREDIAHLPGYNVERAQSMSDAEVEALLDETNGILRLENMEHADDVMLELAGICPRDRVTVGGVVDTRNPKKPLSTNVQVTGRTFEGKISTHTFTLGDETSMAANVCGPAFGYLKAGISLHKRGIYGLFSAAEVMPKFVQ
- a CDS encoding DUF2997 domain-containing protein, coding for METLEFIIYPDGRVQEKVTGIIGASCAEVTAAIEAQLGRVVSQETTSEYFTQKLSQSAQATAHATFSDW
- a CDS encoding DUF1257 domain-containing protein, yielding MSHFSNIKTQIRNLTSLEAALSDLGVEWKAGPRSVRGYQGQTRNAEVVIEQENNYDIGFSWNGNEYELVADLQYWKQSWSVDGFLNRVTQRYAYHTVIQETEKQGFQVSEQQKNEDGSIRLVVQRWSA
- a CDS encoding ferredoxin, which gives rise to MPDSSPIPERSGLEPELGGIFRDAPERSGFEPELGGALRQKGVYVDEITCIGCKHCAHVARNTFYIEEDYGRSRVVRQDGDTEEVIQEAIDTCPVDCIHWVDYTELKHLEEERQYQVIPIVGYPIDHSLVAIQSRQKKLKQQRKKARKQHY
- a CDS encoding DUF4335 domain-containing protein codes for the protein MPLSNSNLRRYTPPTCTLEIAAKTSPLSRFVGQSVLKNLRFELRFDDPRQPDDQRVTIRGDEIELEMLCEAVNSYVQHFLESSSTQELLISGTPRASSGSTPHDTLSQDSLASPASSVINSDAHASRSLYQEPGKLNDSALGSNLQRNPKRRSLKARSLATDIYIEPKGLLAHHLILGHLANEESGPFVNLSVTQLFDLATALDEYASDAVALPKLNPLSWKKAPPTWAGTAAAVVLAVGVTAATVKYFDQPKNQPVATTAGQPSSPTPPPTPATPVPTAPITLLPTPTVPSPLSTAPILPPPSRVNIPSTPSPLNLPLGNQGSTNSSLGNQRPTTIIGVNPSEPATNPPKRLDTPVFSGGAADRPSSILPSPTVAISKRNPSPSPSAPVADKAPPAQAPTRTTKPGVPETAPSLPDLPSLNPSSSTASNSGNPSSPPATTRTTSPTAETNQSASAPTDTGDKNTLFDRIPQVGEVRDYLQQRWQPPSGLTQILEYYVFLNPNGTVERIIPINSAAVENVNRTNIPTPGESFVSPVQGEGNPKIRVVFNPDGKVQTFYEGRER
- a CDS encoding DUF3038 domain-containing protein, with the protein product MRSTAKTPPPSPPWEELPLGQAPDPLELDNIKTQLDLILLALEALADIGSEAMLQAASDLNLESMVSDRVGLWRLRQSNPLRKSSGGRKKLDVEEARSLVLIICHLAKQHQELIRRAVSLLEQMAEQNNEPHHAALLGDYLDTFSNTYQERMEQGENVSPDRLTQLALKLLIDLLFYSGPNGHRRLWLALLDRARD